Proteins co-encoded in one Symmachiella macrocystis genomic window:
- a CDS encoding sodium-dependent transporter — MSGQPNQNGAELANASVQGNPDRGGFATNFGFIMAAVGSAVGLGNIWKFPYITGEYGGGAFVLVYLICIALVGLPLMYAELIIGRRGGSDILGAMRNLAAEGSVLGRILAYLTGGMAVASGFLILSFYSVVAGWALHFLAVSLGAMPDAQLGAEGTFAEVAGSANLSSLWHTIFMALTITVVVGGIHGGIEKLCKILMPILFLMLVALLFYVGYTGGLEQSLTFLFKPDFHKLSAAAVLEALGHAFFTLSLGMGAIVTYGSYLKSERHVIRDGMAIAFLDTLIALMAGAVIFAVVFHAGLEAEGGPGLLFKTLPALFIKMPYGAALSSFFFLLVVFAAWSSAVSLLEVVVAYFVDEWKMKRSIATCLFGGLVWGLGIASACDGNVLDFLDNLTTRYMLPLGGLAIAIFAGWFVSYEDRNSGFAPFGELGKKLQAVWLFTIRFVSPVLIVIVILSKTGALDSFIK; from the coding sequence ATGAGTGGCCAACCGAATCAAAACGGCGCAGAACTCGCCAATGCAAGCGTTCAAGGTAACCCGGATCGTGGCGGGTTTGCGACGAACTTTGGCTTTATTATGGCAGCTGTCGGGAGCGCCGTGGGGTTGGGGAACATATGGAAATTCCCTTACATCACCGGCGAATACGGTGGCGGTGCGTTTGTGTTGGTCTATTTGATCTGCATCGCCCTGGTCGGCTTGCCGTTGATGTATGCGGAGTTGATCATCGGGCGTCGCGGCGGCAGTGATATTCTGGGAGCGATGCGAAATCTCGCCGCTGAGGGGAGCGTGCTGGGGCGGATACTCGCCTATCTGACCGGCGGCATGGCGGTAGCCTCTGGGTTTTTGATTTTATCGTTCTATTCTGTCGTCGCTGGATGGGCGCTGCATTTTCTGGCAGTCTCTTTGGGTGCCATGCCCGATGCCCAATTGGGCGCCGAGGGAACGTTTGCTGAGGTGGCGGGTAGTGCAAACCTTTCTTCGCTTTGGCATACGATCTTCATGGCATTGACGATCACCGTAGTGGTGGGTGGGATTCATGGCGGGATTGAGAAACTGTGCAAAATCCTGATGCCGATCCTATTTTTAATGCTCGTTGCCCTGCTGTTCTACGTCGGATACACCGGTGGCTTGGAACAATCGTTGACCTTCTTGTTCAAACCCGACTTTCACAAATTGAGCGCTGCGGCCGTATTAGAGGCATTGGGGCATGCGTTCTTTACGTTGTCATTGGGCATGGGGGCGATCGTGACGTACGGGTCGTACCTCAAGAGTGAGCGGCACGTGATTCGTGACGGCATGGCCATTGCGTTTCTGGATACGCTCATCGCTTTGATGGCCGGAGCGGTGATTTTTGCTGTCGTGTTTCACGCTGGCCTGGAAGCTGAGGGAGGTCCGGGGTTGCTGTTCAAGACGCTACCGGCCCTGTTCATCAAAATGCCATACGGCGCCGCCCTTTCCAGCTTCTTTTTCCTGCTGGTGGTGTTCGCTGCCTGGTCCTCCGCCGTTTCATTGTTAGAAGTCGTGGTTGCGTACTTCGTCGACGAATGGAAGATGAAACGATCCATTGCCACTTGCCTGTTCGGGGGGTTGGTCTGGGGATTGGGCATTGCTTCGGCCTGTGATGGGAACGTCTTGGATTTCCTCGACAACTTAACAACTCGCTACATGCTGCCGCTGGGCGGATTAGCCATCGCAATTTTCGCCGGCTGGTTTGTCAGCTACGAAGATCGCAACAGTGGCTTCGCCCCGTTTGGCGAATTGGGAAAGAAGTTGCAAGCGGTCTGGTTGTTCACGATTCGTTTCGTGTCACCGGTGTTGATCGTGATTGTGATTCTCTCCAAGACAGGTGCGTTGGATTCGTTCATCAAGTAA
- a CDS encoding ATP-dependent helicase has protein sequence MNNLTTSQQQAVDHKEGPLLVLAGPGSGKTRVITHRIAQLVQSGVHPYNILAITFTNKAAREMGERVDALLPDAKIWVSTFHRFCAQLLRKHARGVGLQPNYTILDTSDQRRLLKSVLTELGHDVKHFPPAKVAARISSSKNRLVGPEEFALNPGGGIGDTMLRVVTEAYPAYQRALQDSNAVDFDDLLLHVARLLEENPALRSQLDERFQYVLVDEYQDTNLPQYRIVRALSQDFPNLCATGDPDQSIYAWRGAEIGNILRFEQDYPDAKVVRLEHNFRSTKAILRQADLLIGHNFNRKAKALLTENDEGPPVELLTFTDGAAEAEGIALRIQDLVDQAGRAWSDFAIFYRVNALSRSIERALARFHIPYQVAAGVGFYDRAEVKDIVAYLRLIANPADRTAFERVVNVPARGIGKTSLTRLTAWATGQGGGLLEAAARAEEVPKLTKRAIKALHGFYELISQLSQRTAQGVAELITQVVTQTGYDHSWLDDPTEQNMERAANVDELISAARQYDAAHGDDATLEGFLEESSLINDVDSLDEHAGSVTLMTLHAAKGLEYPVVFVVGVEQNLLPHERAINSDDPHELEEERRLLFVGMTRAEEQLMLTQTAVRDIRGQRLSTIPSPFLFEMDLAATVVETDSEYIAWDDDYAHDHSLDDFEPIIKQRPEEDAPRPQMMTAADLLNGTNTPTEIPRGFSIGMDVRHPQYGVGTVRNIDGFGRRKTVTVEFAAGECRNFDIAKSPLQPVGQR, from the coding sequence TTGAACAATCTCACAACCAGCCAACAACAGGCGGTCGACCACAAGGAGGGACCGTTACTCGTGCTTGCCGGACCCGGCTCGGGCAAGACGCGGGTGATCACGCACCGCATTGCCCAGTTGGTGCAAAGCGGCGTGCACCCCTACAACATTCTGGCGATCACCTTCACGAACAAAGCGGCCCGTGAGATGGGCGAGCGTGTTGACGCTCTGTTGCCGGATGCCAAAATCTGGGTCAGCACGTTTCACCGGTTCTGCGCACAATTGCTGCGAAAGCACGCACGCGGCGTCGGTCTGCAACCCAACTACACGATTCTTGATACCTCCGACCAACGGAGGTTGCTTAAATCGGTGCTCACCGAGTTGGGGCACGACGTCAAACATTTTCCGCCGGCCAAAGTAGCGGCACGGATCAGCTCCAGCAAAAATCGCCTCGTCGGCCCCGAGGAATTCGCTCTCAACCCCGGGGGAGGCATCGGCGATACAATGTTGCGGGTTGTGACAGAGGCGTACCCCGCCTATCAACGCGCTTTGCAAGATAGCAATGCGGTCGACTTCGACGACCTGTTGCTGCACGTGGCACGCTTGCTGGAAGAAAACCCCGCTTTAAGGAGCCAGCTGGACGAGCGGTTTCAATACGTTCTCGTCGACGAATATCAGGACACCAACCTGCCGCAATACCGCATCGTCCGCGCGTTGTCACAGGATTTTCCGAATCTGTGCGCCACCGGCGACCCCGATCAATCGATCTATGCTTGGCGGGGAGCGGAGATCGGCAACATCTTGCGTTTCGAGCAAGATTATCCCGACGCAAAAGTCGTCCGCTTGGAACATAATTTCCGCAGTACCAAGGCCATCTTGCGGCAAGCGGATTTGTTGATCGGTCACAATTTCAACCGCAAAGCTAAAGCGCTGCTGACGGAGAATGATGAAGGGCCGCCGGTCGAGTTATTGACGTTCACCGACGGCGCCGCCGAGGCGGAAGGGATCGCGCTGCGGATTCAAGACCTCGTTGATCAAGCAGGCAGAGCATGGTCGGACTTCGCAATCTTTTATCGCGTCAATGCGCTTTCGCGGAGCATCGAACGAGCGTTGGCCCGCTTTCACATTCCGTATCAAGTCGCCGCCGGGGTCGGGTTTTATGACCGGGCGGAAGTCAAAGACATCGTCGCCTACCTACGGCTGATCGCTAACCCGGCCGACCGCACCGCGTTTGAACGAGTCGTCAACGTCCCCGCGCGGGGTATCGGCAAAACATCACTCACGCGTTTAACCGCTTGGGCGACGGGGCAGGGGGGCGGTTTGTTGGAAGCAGCGGCGCGAGCAGAGGAGGTCCCCAAGCTAACGAAGCGCGCCATTAAAGCACTGCATGGGTTTTACGAATTGATCTCCCAACTGTCGCAACGCACGGCGCAAGGAGTCGCCGAGTTGATTACGCAGGTCGTCACACAAACTGGCTATGATCATTCCTGGTTGGATGACCCCACGGAACAAAACATGGAGCGCGCCGCCAACGTGGATGAGTTGATCTCCGCAGCCCGGCAATACGATGCAGCTCACGGCGACGACGCCACGTTGGAAGGATTCCTGGAAGAAAGCTCGCTGATCAACGATGTCGACAGTCTCGATGAACATGCGGGAAGCGTGACGTTGATGACCTTGCACGCCGCCAAGGGATTGGAATATCCGGTGGTCTTCGTCGTCGGTGTCGAACAAAACCTATTGCCGCACGAAAGGGCGATCAACAGTGACGACCCGCATGAACTGGAAGAGGAGCGGCGGTTGTTATTTGTGGGCATGACGCGGGCGGAAGAGCAGTTGATGCTCACGCAAACAGCAGTGCGGGATATTCGCGGCCAGCGCCTGTCGACGATCCCCAGCCCGTTTTTGTTCGAGATGGACCTCGCCGCCACCGTCGTGGAAACCGACAGTGAATATATCGCGTGGGATGATGACTATGCCCACGACCATTCACTGGACGACTTCGAACCGATCATCAAGCAGCGCCCTGAAGAAGATGCGCCCCGACCGCAAATGATGACCGCCGCCGACTTGCTCAATGGCACCAACACCCCGACAGAAATCCCGCGCGGTTTCAGCATCGGCATGGACGTCCGCCATCCGCAGTACGGCGTAGGCACCGTCCGCAACATCGACGGCTTCGGCCGCCGCAAAACCGTCACTGTCGAATTCGCAGCAGGGGAGTGCCGTAACTTCGACATCGCCAAAAGCCCGCTGCAACCGGTGGGGCAGCGTTAA